The proteins below come from a single Elgaria multicarinata webbii isolate HBS135686 ecotype San Diego chromosome 11, rElgMul1.1.pri, whole genome shotgun sequence genomic window:
- the LOC134405493 gene encoding olfactory receptor 10A4-like, whose translation MDLGQARHWENQSTVNEFLLLGYQEHPALLFTAFLTTYMAILLGNGLIVVVTTWDSALRTPMYFFLRSLSGLEMCYTSVTLPKMMANLASGDPSISLPACTSQVFFLLFLGGAECFLLAAMAYDRYLAICLPLHYMTVMSHRVQMGLVSGSFAISLPMQLVQIGLIFSLPFCGSNKIDHFFCDIPPVLSLACADLYANELVIYTESILFVIAPFVLILASYARITRTILRLPSGTGRQKAFSTCSSHLTVVSLFYGSAMLVYLRPQTSDSVKVDKVLSLLYTVIIPLCNPLIYTLRNKEVKASIGRLLSRKHSFEVGTG comes from the coding sequence ATGGATTTGGGACAAGCCAGACACTGGGAGAACCAGAGTACAGTGAATGAGTTCCTCTTGTTGGGGTACCAAGAACATCCCGCTCTCCTCTTCACTGCCTTCCTAACCACATATATGGCGATATTACTAGGCAATGGTTTGATTGTGGTGGTGACAACATGGGATTCTGCCCTGCGCACCCCAATGTACTTCTTCCTGCGCAGCCTCTCAGGGCTGGAGATGTGTTACACCTCAGTCACCCTTCCTAAGATGATGGCCAATCTGGCCTCAGGAGATCCATCCATTTCTCTACCAGCCTGTACCTCGCAGGTGTtcttcctgcttttcctgggTGGGGCCGAGTGCTTCTTGCTGGCAGCCATGGCCTATGACCGCTACCTTGCCATCTGCCTGCCTCTCCACTACATGACCGTCATGAGCCATAGGGTGCAGATGGGGCTGGTGTCTGGCTCCTTTGCCATCAGTCTCCCCATGCAGTTAGTGCAAATTGGGCTCATCTTCTCCTTGCCTTTTTGTGGGTCCAACAAGATCGACCACTTCTTTTGTGATATCCCACCGGTACTCAGCCTGGCCTGTGCTGACTTATATGCCAACGAGCTGGTTATTTACACTGAGAGCATCCTCTTTGTTATAGCCCCCTTTGTGCTCATCTTGGCCTCCTACGCACGCATCACCAGAACCATATTGAGGCTGCCATCAGGCACGGGCCGTCAGAAGGCTTTTTCCACTTGCTCATCACACCTCACCGTGGTCAGCCTCTTCTATGGCTCAGCGATGCTTGTTTATCTGCGCCCACAAACCAGTGACTCAGTGAAAGTGGACAAAGTGCTGTCCCTGCTCTACACAGTCATTATTCCCCTTTGCAATCCCCTCATTTACACTCTGAGGAACAAGGAGGTAAAAGCCAGCATTGGTAGACTGCTGAGCAGGAAACACTCCTTCGAGGTGGGCACAGGATGA
- the LOC134405494 gene encoding olfactory receptor 10A4-like: MDLGQARHWENQSTVNEFLLLGYQEHPALLFTAFLTTYMAILLGNGLIVVVTTWDSALRTPMYFFLRSLSGLEMCYTSVTLPKMMANLASGDPSISLPACTSQVFFLLFLGGAECFLLAAMAYDRYLAICLPLHYMTVMSHRVQMGLVSGSFAISLPMQLVQIGLIFSLPFCGSNKIDHFFCDIPPVLSLACADLYANELVIYTENVLFVIAPFVLILASYARITRTILRLPSGTGRQKAFSTCSSHLTVVSLFYGSGMLVYLRPQTSDSVKVDKVLSLLYTVIIPLFNPLIYTLRNREVKASIGRLLSRKHSFEVGTG, from the coding sequence ATGGATTTGGGACAAGCCAGACACTGGGAGAACCAGAGTACAGTGAATGAGTTCCTCTTGTTGGGGTACCAAGAACATCCCGCTCTCCTCTTCACTGCCTTCCTAACCACATATATGGCGATATTACTAGGCAATGGTTTGATTGTGGTGGTGACAACATGGGATTCTGCCCTGCGCACCCCAATGTACTTCTTCTTGCGCAGCCTCTCAGGGCTGGAGATGTGTTACACCTCAGTCACCCTTCCTAAGATGATGGCCAATCTGGCCTCaggagatccctccatttctctacCAGCCTGTACCTCGCAGGTGTtcttcctgcttttcctgggTGGGGCCGAGTGCTTCTTGCTGGCAGCCATGGCCTATGACCGCTACCTTGCCATCTGCCTGCCTCTCCACTACATGACCGTCATGAGCCATAGGGTGCAGATGGGGCTGGTGTCTGGCTCCTTTGCCATTAGTCTCCCCATGCAGTTAGTGCAAATTGGGCTCATCTTCTCCTTGCCTTTTTGTGGGTCCAACAAGATAGACCACTTCTTTTGTGATATCCCACCGGTACTCAGCCTGGCCTGTGCTGACTTATATGCCAACGAGCTGGTTATTTACACTGAGAACGTCCTCTTTGTTATAGCCCCCTTCGTGCTCATCCTGGCCTCCTACGCACGCATCACCAGAACCATATTGAGGCTGCCATCAGGCACGGGCCGTCAGAAGGCTTTTTCCACTTGCTCATCACACCTCACCGTGGTCAGCCTCTTCTATGGCTCAGGGATGCTTGTTTATCTGCGCCCACAAACCAGTGACTCAGTGAAAGTGGACAAAGTGCTGTCCCTGCTCTACACAGTCATTATTCCCCTTTTCAATCCCCTCATTTACACTCTGAGGAACAGGGAGGTGAAAGCCAGCATTGGTAGACTGCTGAGCAGGAAACACTCCTTCGAGGTGGGCACAGGATGA